DNA sequence from the Tautonia marina genome:
GGAGCGGGCCGAGTTTGCGCGATTGCCGTTTTCGGAGGAGGAGTTCCGGGCCGATCTGGCGGTGCCCGAGGTTTTTGGCGAGGCCGGGTACTCGACCCTCGAACGGAAATGGGCGCGGCCGACGTGCGACATCAACGGCATTTGGGGCGGCTATTCCGGCCCCGGACCGAAGACGGTCTTGCCTCGGCTGGCCGGGGCGAAGTTCAGCTTCCGCCTGGTTCCCGATCAAACACCAAAACGTGTTCAAGAACTGCTCGAAGCTCATCTGAAGGCCGTTTGCCCGCCGGGGGTGACATACACGCTGAAGGCGATGCACGGGGCGCCTTCGGTTTTGGTCGAGGCGAAGGGGAATCCGGGGGTCGAGGCGGCCATGAAGGCGGTCGAGGCCGGATTCGGCACGAAGCCGGTCCTGATCCGCGAAGGGGGCTCGATTCCGGTCGTGGGTCTGATCAAGGAGCATCTGGGCGTCGATACGCTCCTGCTCGGCTGGGGCCAGAACGACGACAACCTGCACGGGCCGAACGAGAAGTTCTCTCTGGCCGACTTCCACCGCGGGATCAAGGCGTCGGCTCACTTGATGGCGGAACTGGCGGAAACCACGTGACACTCGATCCCAGTCAATGGCGCGTCCGAGTCGTTTGCGAGACTCGGGCAGACGTGTTCGATTGGAGCCGGTTGCCCGTTTCCACTCCCTGATCGGCGACTCCGCACCGAGGGGATGCGGAGTACCCATTGACCGATGGAAACTCTTTTCACTGAGGAGCCGCTTCGACCACCAGGGAGCGGCCGATGGACGCGAACCAATGCTCGACCTGAAATTCGTCCTGAACAACGTCGACGCCGTGAAGCAGAACTGCGTCGATCGCAGCGTGCCAGCGGATGTGATCGAAGACCTGGAGAAGGTCGTGGCGCTGGAGACGCAGCGGCGCGAGTTGCTCAGGGAGGTCGAGGCGGTTCGCAAGCGGCAGAACGAGGTGGCGCAGGCGACCGGCAAGGAGAAGGACCCGGAGAAGCGGGCCGAGCTCGTGGCCGAGGGGAAGCAACTGAAGCAGCAGGTGGCCGACCGGGAGGATTCGCTCCGGTCCCTGGAGGAGGAGGTCAAGGCCAGGCTCGGTCGGGTGCCGAACATGACCCATCCGGAGGCGCCGATCGGTCAGGACGAAGAGGCGAACCGGGAGATCCGCAGGGTCGGCACGCCGAAGGCGTTCGACTTTCCGGTGAAGGATCACGTCGAACTGGGCAAGGAACTGGACCTGATCGACTTCGAGGCGGGGTCGAAGGTGTCGGGCTCGGGGTTCTACTTCCTCAAGAATGATGCGGTGTTGCTCGATCTGGCGCTTCAGCAGTTTGCGATGCAGACGCTCATCAAGCGCGGGTTCACGCCGATCGTCACGCCCGACCTGGCGCGGACGAGTATTCTGGAGGGGATCGGATTCAACCCGAGGGGAGAGGAAACACAGGTCTATTCGGTCGAGAGTACCGACCTCTGCCTGATCGGCACGGCCGAGATTACGCTGGGAGGAATGCACGCCGAGGAGATCCTCGACGAGTCGGAATTACCCATCAAGTATGTCGGCATTTCTCACTGCTTCCGGACCGAGGCGGGCGCGGCCGGTCGTGCGAGCCGAGGCTTGTATCGCGTGCACCAGTTTACCAAGGTTGAGATGTTCGCCTATGCGGTGCCCGAGCAATCGGGGGCGCAGCACGAGGAGATGCTGGCGATCGAGGAGGAGATTTTCACGGCGCTCGGCATTCCGTACCGGGTGCTGGATATTTGCTCGGGAGACCTGGGCGGCCCGGCGTACCGCAAGTACGACATCGAAGCCTGGATGCCCGGCCGGGGCGACTATGGCGAAGTGACCAGCACGTCGGATTGCACCGACTATCAGGCGCGCCGGCTGGGAATTCGCTACAAGCCGACCGGGCAAAAAGGGACGAAGTTTGTTCATACGCTCAATGGGACGGCCGTGGCGCTGAGTCGGGCGATCATCGTGGTTCTGGAGAACTACCAGCGAGCCGACGGCAAGATCGACGTGCCGGAGGTGCTGCGGCCGATCATGGGGAAGGATGTAATGGGCTGAGGCGTGTTGAGGTGTCTTCGCCGCAAGTCCGTCATGCGTGCACCTGCTCGCGTTGTGGGGGGCCGGCTGGAAATCGTTGGTCGGCCCGCATCCGGTGACGCTTGAATTCTGGGCATTGGTCTTCGCCAGGAGTTTCTATGCGGAATGCCCTGCTACTGCCTGATCTGAGGGAGTTGATCCACGATGGTCAGGCGGAGGCGGTGCGCGAGTTCCTGGAGGAGTACCCCCCGGTTCGGCAAGCGGAGCTGATCGAGGATCTGGATGTTGCCGAGTCGAAGGCGGTGGTCTGCCTGCTGGAGCCGAAGGCTCGGGCGGAGGTCGTCAGCTACTTCGACACGGATCGGCAGATTGAGTTGATCGAGTCGATGTCGATGGACGATGCGGCCGCCCTGTTGCGCGACATGCCGCACGACGACCGGGCTCATCTGGTCAACCGGCTCGACGACGACCGCACCGAGTTGATCCTCCGTCGCCTGGCTCAGGCCGAACGGGACGACATCCGTCGGCTGGCCGAGTACGAACCGGGGACGGCCGGATCGGTGATGACGACCGACTACGCCACCGTGCCTCCGTTCGTTTCGGTGCGAGAGGCCATCGACGTGCTGCGTCGGGAGGCTCCCGAGCGAGAGACGATCTTGACGAGCTATGTGATCGATCATCAACGTCGGTTGATCGGTTCGATCACGCTCCAGGCGTTGATTCTCGCGCGGCCGACCGCCCGGGTCGAAGACGTGATGCAAGAGAACCCGGTGCGGGCCCAGGTTGACGAGGACCGCGAGGAGGTGGCCCGAAAGATCGCGCAGTATGACCTGATTGCGCTTCCGATTGTCGATGCGTCTCAGATGCTTGTCGGGATCGTGACGCATGACGATGCGCTGGACATTTTGCGAGAGGAACAGTCGGAAGACTTGCTCCGGTTTGGTGCCGTGAATTACGACGCGGCCGAGGCAGAGCATGATCCGGACGACGAGTCGATTTCGTCGGCGGTGCGTCGCCGGTTCGGCTGGCTTTTGCTGCTCTTTGGTGGCGGCACGATTACGGGCGTGGTGGTGCAATCGTTCGGCGGGGTTTCGATCAAGTATCCAGAGATTCAGTTTGACGCATTTATTCCGCTCTTGATCGGGACCGGCGGCAATGCCGGAAGCCAGACGGTGGGGACGGTGATTCGGGGGCTGGCGCTGGGAGACATCGACCCGAGGCGCGATTTCCTGCGGATCCTGGCCCGAGAGGGGATGACCGGGCTGTACCTCGGCCTGGTGATCGGTCCGTGCGGATTTTTGTTCGCCTGGCTGATCATGGGCAGCACGCCGAGCTTCGCAGTGGTAATTGGTCTGGCGATTCTGGGGATTTGCGTCTGGGCCAACAGCGTGGGTTCCATGGTGCCGATGCTCGCCAGGCTGGCGAAGATCGACCCGGCGCTCGTCTCGGCCCCGATGATCAGTACCCTGGTGGACGCGACTGGGCTAATGATTTTTTATACAACGGCACGAGTCATCCATGACGTGTTCATTACCTGAATTCGAGTTTCACCGTTGGTGAGTGGTTCCACCGAGCGGACGGCCGAGGGTGGTCGTTCGAGTTTTTTTCCGCTTGAGTCGATCGTTGAGGACGACCCCCGATGCGTTTCGCCCACCTGACCGCTCCCGAGATCCGTGCCCTTGACCGCCAGCGGACGCTCGTCGTGGCTCCGATCGCCGCGTGTGAGCAACACAGTGATCATCTGCCGGTGATCACCGATACGGTCCTGGTGGGGGCGGTGGCCGATGGTCTGGAAGCCGCGCGGGCGGATCAGGTCTTGCTCTTGCCGGTCCAGTGGCTCGGGGCCAGCGAGCATCACCTGCCGTTTGGGGGGACCTTGACGGCGACCTTGCCGACGTATGAGCAGATGCTCATTGAGATTCTTTCGCCACTGTTGCGCGATGGGTTTCAGCGGGTGCTTTTGCTGAACGGCCACGGGGGGAATATCGACCCCTTGCATGTGGCCCTTCGGCGGTTGGATGCGGCCTTTCCGAAGGCGGTTTTGACCGGGGCGGCGTACTGGGAACTGGCGGCCGAGCCGCTTGCCGCCCTGTGCGAAGGGCCGAGGACGTCGATGGGCCATGCCTGCGAGATCGAGACGTCGATGATGATGCACCTGCGTCCGGAACTGGTGCGGGCGGATCGGATTCAGGATGACCCCTCGCCCGGATTTGTTCCCGGTGGGCTCTTTCACGCGGTCGATTTCGGCCGTCGGACGGAGCGGGGGGCGGTGGGCTATCCGTCTCGGGCGAATGCCGAGAAGGGGAAGCGCATGCTCGACGCGATTGTGCCCGCGGTGGTCGCGGCGGCCGACGCAGTGCTGGAGGTTCCCCTTGGCTCGGCTTGATCGAACCGGGCCGAACGATTCCTGACCGATCGGAAGACGGGGGCTGCGATGGCCGATGCTTTTGCCCGCCGCGTCGAGGCTGTGCGATCGAGGATGCGAGCCGAGAAGCTCGATGCCTTGCTGGTGACGCATCCGCCGAATGTCTCGTATCTGACCGGATTCACCGGCGATTCGTCGGCGGTGTTGCTCGGAACTGATCGCTCGGTGATCGTTTCTGACTTTCGGTATGAAACGCAGCTCCGGGACGAGTGCCCGGGGCAGGAGTGCCATATCCGGCCGTCGAGCAAGACGCTGGCGCAGGAGTTGGGGGAGGTACTGGCCGGGTTCGGCTGGCGAAGCGTCGGATTCGAGTCGGCGTCGCTGTCGGTCCTTGACTGGGAAACGATCCGCAACGGTTGCGGGTCGGTGGAACTGCGCAGCACGGCGGGGGTGGTCGAGGAGGTCAGGGCGGTCAAGGATGAGGCGGAGATTGCGGCAATTCGCCGGGCGATCGACCTGGCCGAGCAGGTGTTTGAGCGGGTTCGGCACGGGTGGTCGGGGCATTGGGATGAGGCCGAGGTGGCCAATCGGCTGGAGTCGGAGCTGAGGAGCCTGGGGGCGGCCGGCTCGGCGTTTCCGCCGATTGTGGCGGTCGGGCCGCGATCGGCCTTGCCTCATGCCCGGCCCGAACCGGGAGTCCGGGTCGATTCGGGCGACTTCACGCTGATCGACTGGGGGGCCTGTCTGGGGCCGATGCCGTACAGGAGCGACTTGACGCGGGTGATTGTCACCGGTAAGGTAACGCCGAGATTCGAGGAGATTTACGGGATTGTCGTGGAGGCCCAGCGTCGGGCGATCGCCTCGATTCGTCCGGGAATCTCGGCCGGTGAGGTGGACGCCCAGGCCCGATCGTACATTCAAGAGGCAGGCTTCGGTCGCTTCTTCGATCATGGGCTCGGACACGGCATCGGCCTGGAAATTCACGAGGCTCCGCGCCTTCGGAAGGACGCGGCCGAGGTGCTACGACCTGGCATGGTGCTGACCATCGAGCCGGGGATTTACCTTCCCGACTGGGGAGGCATCCGGATCGAGGACGATGTGCTGGTCACGCCCGACGGTTGCGAATGCCTGTCCCGACTTCCTCGTGACCTTGACCGCATTCGAGACGACACTCCGGGAGCCTGAGGGCTTGAGTCCCGGATGGTCCGAGGACAGATCCCCGAAGCTTCTCGACGCCGAGCCAAGCAGAGCGATCGGAGCGTAGGAATGGCCGAATCCCCGACCGGGTCGGCGGGTGAACATCCCGACCCGGATAATGTCCGCCGGATCCATCGCCTGGTCCGGATGATGCAACATTACGACCTGACGGCCATCGACCTGGTCGAAGGACCGACGAAGATCCGTCTACGTCGTCGGACCGAACAGGCCGTTGTTCCGCTTGCTCAGGCACCGGCCCAGGTGGCGCACCTGCCCGTCGCTCCGGCGGTGGGAGCAACGCCCGCGCCGGCCGCAGCGCCGCCGGCCCCGGCCGCGGCTCCCGAAGTTAAAGGCACGCTGATTGAAAGTCCGATGGTCGGCACGTTCTACCAGTCGGGCTCGCCGGAGTCTCCGCCGTTTGTGACCGTGGGTGCCACGGTTCGTCCCGAGACGACGGTCTGTATCATCGAGGCCATGAAGGTGTTTACCGAGATTCCGGCCGGTGTTTCGGGCCGGGTCGTCGAGATTTTGGCTCAGGACAAACAGCCGGTCGAGTACGG
Encoded proteins:
- the serS gene encoding serine--tRNA ligase, whose translation is MLDLKFVLNNVDAVKQNCVDRSVPADVIEDLEKVVALETQRRELLREVEAVRKRQNEVAQATGKEKDPEKRAELVAEGKQLKQQVADREDSLRSLEEEVKARLGRVPNMTHPEAPIGQDEEANREIRRVGTPKAFDFPVKDHVELGKELDLIDFEAGSKVSGSGFYFLKNDAVLLDLALQQFAMQTLIKRGFTPIVTPDLARTSILEGIGFNPRGEETQVYSVESTDLCLIGTAEITLGGMHAEEILDESELPIKYVGISHCFRTEAGAAGRASRGLYRVHQFTKVEMFAYAVPEQSGAQHEEMLAIEEEIFTALGIPYRVLDICSGDLGGPAYRKYDIEAWMPGRGDYGEVTSTSDCTDYQARRLGIRYKPTGQKGTKFVHTLNGTAVALSRAIIVVLENYQRADGKIDVPEVLRPIMGKDVMG
- the mgtE gene encoding magnesium transporter, with amino-acid sequence MRNALLLPDLRELIHDGQAEAVREFLEEYPPVRQAELIEDLDVAESKAVVCLLEPKARAEVVSYFDTDRQIELIESMSMDDAAALLRDMPHDDRAHLVNRLDDDRTELILRRLAQAERDDIRRLAEYEPGTAGSVMTTDYATVPPFVSVREAIDVLRREAPERETILTSYVIDHQRRLIGSITLQALILARPTARVEDVMQENPVRAQVDEDREEVARKIAQYDLIALPIVDASQMLVGIVTHDDALDILREEQSEDLLRFGAVNYDAAEAEHDPDDESISSAVRRRFGWLLLLFGGGTITGVVVQSFGGVSIKYPEIQFDAFIPLLIGTGGNAGSQTVGTVIRGLALGDIDPRRDFLRILAREGMTGLYLGLVIGPCGFLFAWLIMGSTPSFAVVIGLAILGICVWANSVGSMVPMLARLAKIDPALVSAPMISTLVDATGLMIFYTTARVIHDVFIT
- a CDS encoding creatininase family protein gives rise to the protein MRFAHLTAPEIRALDRQRTLVVAPIAACEQHSDHLPVITDTVLVGAVADGLEAARADQVLLLPVQWLGASEHHLPFGGTLTATLPTYEQMLIEILSPLLRDGFQRVLLLNGHGGNIDPLHVALRRLDAAFPKAVLTGAAYWELAAEPLAALCEGPRTSMGHACEIETSMMMHLRPELVRADRIQDDPSPGFVPGGLFHAVDFGRRTERGAVGYPSRANAEKGKRMLDAIVPAVVAAADAVLEVPLGSA
- a CDS encoding M24 family metallopeptidase, translated to MADAFARRVEAVRSRMRAEKLDALLVTHPPNVSYLTGFTGDSSAVLLGTDRSVIVSDFRYETQLRDECPGQECHIRPSSKTLAQELGEVLAGFGWRSVGFESASLSVLDWETIRNGCGSVELRSTAGVVEEVRAVKDEAEIAAIRRAIDLAEQVFERVRHGWSGHWDEAEVANRLESELRSLGAAGSAFPPIVAVGPRSALPHARPEPGVRVDSGDFTLIDWGACLGPMPYRSDLTRVIVTGKVTPRFEEIYGIVVEAQRRAIASIRPGISAGEVDAQARSYIQEAGFGRFFDHGLGHGIGLEIHEAPRLRKDAAEVLRPGMVLTIEPGIYLPDWGGIRIEDDVLVTPDGCECLSRLPRDLDRIRDDTPGA
- the accB gene encoding acetyl-CoA carboxylase biotin carboxyl carrier protein, with the translated sequence MAESPTGSAGEHPDPDNVRRIHRLVRMMQHYDLTAIDLVEGPTKIRLRRRTEQAVVPLAQAPAQVAHLPVAPAVGATPAPAAAPPAPAAAPEVKGTLIESPMVGTFYQSGSPESPPFVTVGATVRPETTVCIIEAMKVFTEIPAGVSGRVVEILAQDKQPVEYGQPLFRVEPA